A single Argentina anserina chromosome 7, drPotAnse1.1, whole genome shotgun sequence DNA region contains:
- the LOC126803722 gene encoding uncharacterized protein LOC126803722 translates to MALGRKGFKNQYGNDQSVDFSMPHTVEDPSSCLSFSRIRKVKVNEVQDSEIAVSASLGHSYRRGGYNTISLCTFYNKSDENIISLSPPYNDEENSISLGTTFNKAEGNFISVGHTFGKGDETFISMAHNYSKGDIQILSMGQPFEKENGSFVSIGQSYEKEDGSFISLGNSYNKVHENFISMGSVYGRGDENSISVAPTFEEADTNRLTMGSQYDKSDRDLPLSHNYNKNESNTICFGGLHDESETNRSGGIIHNCGFVTCNQYTTAQASEEADVRKCDHYVESKMDAHIDDTEKLKARSVNIPKVKEPKTKKALPNNFPSNVKSLLSTGMLDGIPVKYFSWSREKNLDGIIKGTGYLCSCADCNHSKVMNSKFSCHAYEFERNAGAETKHPNNHIYFENGKTIHAVVQELKTTPQDMLFDVIQTVTGSQINQKNFRVWKASFQAACGELQRIYGKDEVAIPS, encoded by the exons ATGGCCCTCGGTAGAAAAGGATTTAAGAATCAATATGGCAATGATCAGTCAGTGGATTTTTCAATGCCCCACACCGTCGAAGATCCTTCATCATGCCTCAGTTTCAGTAGAATCAGAAAAGTGAAAGTTAATGAAGTTCAGGACTCCGAAATTGCAGTGTCTGCATCTTTGGGGCACTCCTACAGAAGGGGAGGCTATAATACAATTTCATTGTGTACTTTTTATAACAAGAGTGATGAAAATATTATTTCATTGAGTCCACCTTACAATGATGAGGAGAATTCAATCTCATTAGGGACTACCTTTAATAAGGCAGAAGGAAATTTCATCTCAGTTGGTCATACTTTTGGCAAGGGAGATGAAACTTTCATATCGATGGCTCATAATTACAGCAAGGGTGACATTCAAATATTATCAATGGGTCAGCCCTTTGAGAAGGAAAATGGAAGTTTTGTATCAATTGGTCAGTCATATGAAAAGGAAGATGGCAGTTTCATATCATTAGGTAACTCCTACAACAAAGTGCATGAGAATTTCATATCTATGGGTTCGGTATATGGTAGAGGAGATGAGAATTCGATCTCAGTGGCTCCGACATTTGAAGAGGCTGATACGAATAGGTTGACAATGGGTTCACAATATGACAAATCAGATAGAGATCTACCTTTGAGTCACAATTACAATAAGAATGAGAGCAATACCATATGTTTTGGTGGTTTGCATGATGAATCTGAGACAAACCGTTCTGGTGGGATCATCCATAACTGTGGTTTCGTTACCTGTAATCAGTATACAACAGCTCAAGCATCGGAAGAAGCTGATGTCAGAAAATGTGATCATTATGTTGAGTCCAAGATGGATGCACATATAGATGACACTGAGAAACTTAAAGCCAGATCTGTGAATATTCCCAAAGTAAAAGAGCCAAAGACCAAGAAAGCTCTTCCAAACAACTTCCCTTCGAATGTCAAAAGTTTGTTGTCAACTGGTATGCTTGATGGTATTCCTGTGAAGTATTTTTCCTGGTCAAGGGAA AAAAACCTTGATGGAATTATCAAAGGGACTGGGTATTTATGCTCTTGTGCTGACTGCAATCACTCAAAGGTAATGAACTCTA AATTCTCTTGTCATGCTTACGAGTTTGAGCGTAATGCTGGTGCCGAGACCAAACATCCCAACAATCACATCTACTTTGAGAATGGAAAGACCATCCATGCTGTTGTTCAAGAGCTGAAGACTACTCCTCAGGACATGCTGTTTGATGTTATCCAAACCGTGACAGGGTCTCAGATTAATCAGAAGAACTTCCGGGTATGGAAAG CCTCATTCCAAGCTGCCTGCGGTGAACTTCAGCGCATCTATGGAAAAGATGAAGTTGCTATACCATCTTGA
- the LOC126803721 gene encoding WAT1-related protein At2g39510-like: MGLIRQAKLVLAVILVQLGYAGLNIISVFALKKGMSPYTFIVYRMAIATIVLAPFAYFLDRNSRPPMTWSITAKIMLLSLFNPVLDQNLYYMGMKHSNATFTSAMCNMLPAFAFCLACIFRFEKVSLKKLHSIAKVMGTIITVGGAIVLTLVKGPPLCLPWANNGEQTDHHQSAQCSSAQTDLVKGALFIVGACFCWSWFVILQAIVLRSYPCQLSLTAMICFWGMVEGAILAFVVERGHSGVWSIQFNIKLIATFYGVVILQALQSGVAYYVMGMVVKEKGPVFYSAFNPLATVMVAILGSFVLAEQLYLGSVIGAAVIIIGLYLVLWGKAKDQSSPSQCCMIDEKARGFLRLLVLAPPRLYWVWTLRAKGSVTWAFDWCEPGWLPPHWIVVGNPALWRVWSFCPPLQDLVLATTERNSVEMERDPSAASA, from the exons ATGGGGTTGATCCGCCAGGCAAAGCTTGTTTTAGCAGTGATTTTGGTGCAGCTCGGGTATGCTGGGCTAAATATAATCTCTGTGTTTGCTCTAAAGAAGGGAATGAGTCCTTACACATTCATCGTGTATAGAATGGCCATTGCCACTATAGTTCTAGCTCCCTTTGCATACTTTCTGGACAGGAATTCAAGGCCTCCGATGACTTGGTCCATCACTGCAAAGATAATGTTGCTGAGTCTTTTCAA CCCTGTGCTTGACCAGAACCTCTACTACATGGGAATGAAGCATTCAAATGCGACGTTCACTTCTGCAATGTGCAATATGCTTCCTGCTTTTGCATTTTGTCTAGCCTGCATTTTTAG GTTTGAGAAGGTTAGCCTTAAGAAACTGCACAGCATAGCAAAGGTGATGGGGACGATCATCACAGTTGGGGGAGCAATAGTCTTGACTCTAGTCAAAGGTCCCCCTTTGTGTCTACCATGGGCCAATAATGGAGAACAAACTGATCATCATCAATCTGCACAATGCTCTTCGGCTCAGACAGACCTTGTGAAAGGAGCTCTATTTATTGTGGGGGCTTGTTTCTGCTGGTCTTGGTTTGTCATATTGCAG GCAATTGTTTTAAGATCCTACCCTTGTCAACTCTCTCTCACAGCAATGATATGCTTTTGGGGCATGGTGGAAGGAGCAATACTGGCTTTTGTAGTTGAAAGGGGACATAGTGGAGTCTGGTCTATACAATTCAACATCAAACTTATAGCAACATTTTATGGGGTTG TCATACTGCAGGCACTGCAATCTGGGGTTGCTTATTATGTGATGGGAATGGTAGTAAAGGAAAAAGGACCTGTTTTTTACTCAGCTTTTAATCCCTTGGCCACAGTAATGGTTGCAATCCTGGGTTCCTTTGTTTTAGCAGAACAATTGTACCTTGGGAG TGTTATTGGAGCGGCTGTGATCATCATTGGTCTATATCTCGTTCTCTGGGGAAAAGCAAAGGATCAATCTTCTCCATCACAGTGTTGCATGATCGATGAG AAAGCAAGAGGTTTTCTGAGGTTGTTGGTGCTTGCACCTCCTCGCCTCTATTGGGTCTGGACCCTACGTGCTAAGGGGTCAGTGACTTGGGCTTTTGATTGGTGTGAGCCTGGATGGCTGCCACCACATTGGATAGTAGTTGGGAACCCGGCTCTTTGGAGGGTGTGGAGCTTCTGTCCACCATTGCAGGATCTAGTGCTTGCTACCactgaaagaaactcagtagAGATGGAGCGAGATCCCTCTGCCGCATCTGCATAA